The DNA window AATGTCTGAAAGCTTCAACACGGAAATTGGATTCAGAGAACTTTCTTCTCTGTCAACAGCACAGGAGAAAGCCACGACTTCAGCGTTGAATTTTTTCAACCTCTCCTCTATCGATTTGGCTGATGAGCCAGTTGTGATAACGTCTTCAACTACGAGGAACTTCTCCCCACTCCTAACTTCTCCTACGAATTCCTCTTCAGCTCCGTACTCCTTCTTTTTCTTCCTGAAAATCACGTAATCTTTCTCCAGATCTAAAGCCACCGCAACAGCTAACGGAACTCCTCCAAGCTCTATGCAAGCTATTTTATCGAAATCGAAGTTAATTTTTGAAATTAACTCCTTAGCAAAGGTTTTGAGGATTTTAGGCTTCGTCGAAGCTTTTTTGAAGTCTACGTAAACGTTGCTTCTCTTTCCAGACGAGAGAACGAATTCTCCAAATTTCACAGCTCCGGCATCATATAGCATCTTCACAAGTTCGAACTTCTCCATTTTTCATCACCACGGAACGTCTTTCAGCTTCAGCAGATAAGCTATTCTGTTCGTCAGAACGTGCAAAATCGGTGTTATGAGGAAAGCTATTAAAACGTTCTCGAAGCTGAACACCTTCCAAAATGCTTCGGAGAAGGAAGCTATTAAGAGAGCGAAAACCAAAAAGTCGAGCTGGTCTAAAATCGGAGCCTTTTCTCCCCTCATCAGTCCAATTCTCCTTTTAATAAAACTTCCAGTTAAATCTCCAAGAAGAGATCCGAAAGAGAGGAGAAAAGCGAGCTGGAGAAACTGGAAATACTGGAGAGAAGAGAAGATTGTAAAACCTGCGAACTTCTCAACAAAAAGCTGAAGGTGAGCGACGAAAATTCCGCCGATCAAGCCGGAGAAAAAACCTCTAAAGGTTTTACCGTCACCGAAAATTCTCCTGCCGTCGACAAATTTTTTTCCGAAGTCAATCGGAAATCCTCCTCCGAAAACGACGGCGAAATTATTAGGGGTGTAAGCGGGAAGGAGAATCCAGATAGTTTTTAATATCTCAAGGAGCATATTTCCAGCTGACGAAACGTTATTATATCTCTTTCGCAGTCCACATTTTATAAAAAGGGAGGTGGAATAATGATCTCACTTCCGTTCAAAACGATGTCCCTTTGCCCAGAATGCATCAAAAAAATTCCCGCTGAGGTTTATGAAGAAAACGGAAAAGTCATGATAAAAAAAGTGTGTGAGGAACACGGGGAGTTTGTGGACGTTTACTGGGGAGATGTGGAGCTTTTCAAAAAAGCTTCGAAATTCGGAGCTGATGGATATGGCATAGAGAATC is part of the Ferroglobus placidus DSM 10642 genome and encodes:
- the pyrE gene encoding orotate phosphoribosyltransferase; the encoded protein is MEKFELVKMLYDAGAVKFGEFVLSSGKRSNVYVDFKKASTKPKILKTFAKELISKINFDFDKIACIELGGVPLAVAVALDLEKDYVIFRKKKKEYGAEEEFVGEVRSGEKFLVVEDVITTGSSAKSIEERLKKFNAEVVAFSCAVDREESSLNPISVLKLSDILKFKEGL
- a CDS encoding CDP-2,3-bis-(O-geranylgeranyl)-sn-glycerol synthase: MLLEILKTIWILLPAYTPNNFAVVFGGGFPIDFGKKFVDGRRIFGDGKTFRGFFSGLIGGIFVAHLQLFVEKFAGFTIFSSLQYFQFLQLAFLLSFGSLLGDLTGSFIKRRIGLMRGEKAPILDQLDFLVFALLIASFSEAFWKVFSFENVLIAFLITPILHVLTNRIAYLLKLKDVPW